In Deinococcus sonorensis KR-87, a single window of DNA contains:
- a CDS encoding immunity protein Imm33 domain-containing protein, whose amino-acid sequence MACSGTVRRQAQGKHSAWFVWLGEGVSQESDDFRPHHIAHLQALKPDVLPLLGLGGGWRFRLVPGHVDMWYDEALLH is encoded by the coding sequence TTGGCGTGCAGCGGAACTGTCCGTAGACAGGCCCAAGGAAAGCACAGTGCGTGGTTCGTCTGGCTCGGTGAAGGGGTGAGCCAGGAATCGGATGACTTCCGCCCTCATCACATCGCTCATCTGCAGGCACTGAAGCCGGATGTCCTGCCTTTACTCGGACTCGGTGGGGGATGGCGCTTCCGACTTGTCCCAGGGCACGTTGACATGTGGTACGACGAAGCGCTGCTCCACTGA